A section of the Pseudomonas prosekii genome encodes:
- the glgX gene encoding glycogen debranching protein GlgX: MTSPKKDAPETRTEPSRIREGLPFPLGATWDGLGVNFALFSANATKVELCIFDDSGEVELERIELPEYTDEIYHGYLPDAHPGLIYGYRVYGPYDPANGHRFNHNKLLIDPYAKQLVGELKWSEALFGYTIGHKDADLSFDERDSAPFVPKCKVIDPAHTWGNDHRVSVPWDKTIIYETHVRGISMRHPAVPENVRGTFAGLMVDEVIEHVRKLGVSSVELLPIHAFVNDQHLLQKGMTNYWGYNSIAFFAPDPRYLASGKIAEFKEMVAHLHEANLEVILDVVYNHTAEGNEQGPTLSMRGIDNASYYRLMPDDKRYYINDSGTGNTLDLSHPCVLQMVTDSLRYWATEMHVDGFRFDLATILGRYHDGFDERHSFLVACRQDPVLRQVKMIAEPWDCGPGGYQVGGFPPGWVEWNDKFRDTVRAFWKGDDSQLADFASRMTASGEMFNQRGRRPYASVNFITAHDGFTLNDLVSYNDKHNEANDENNQDGSNNNLSWNHGVEGPTDDPEINELRQRQMRNFFATLLLSQGTPMLVAGDEFARTQDGNNNAYCQDSEIGWVNWDLSADGKALLKFVKRLIKLRLAYPILRRGRFLVGNYNEDIGVKDVTWLAPDGNEMSTEQWEEAHGRCLGMLLDGRAQETGIRRKGGDATLLLVVNAHHDVVNFTLPEVPDGGHWTCMIDTNQPSIRGQERFEFGHEYSVTGRSLLLFELQHEEEE, encoded by the coding sequence ATGACCAGTCCAAAAAAAGACGCGCCAGAAACTCGCACCGAGCCGTCGCGAATTCGTGAAGGCCTGCCCTTCCCGCTCGGCGCCACCTGGGATGGTCTGGGGGTTAACTTCGCCTTGTTCTCCGCCAACGCCACCAAGGTCGAACTGTGCATCTTCGACGATTCCGGTGAAGTCGAGCTGGAGCGCATCGAGCTGCCGGAATACACCGACGAGATCTATCACGGCTACCTGCCCGACGCCCATCCGGGGCTGATCTACGGCTACCGCGTGTACGGTCCTTACGACCCGGCGAACGGCCATCGCTTCAACCACAACAAACTGTTGATCGACCCGTACGCCAAGCAATTGGTCGGCGAGCTGAAATGGTCGGAAGCGTTGTTCGGTTACACCATCGGCCACAAGGACGCCGACCTCAGCTTCGATGAACGCGACAGCGCGCCATTCGTGCCCAAGTGCAAAGTCATCGACCCGGCGCACACCTGGGGCAATGACCATCGCGTCAGCGTGCCGTGGGACAAGACGATCATTTATGAGACTCACGTGCGCGGCATCAGCATGCGTCACCCTGCCGTCCCCGAGAATGTGCGCGGCACCTTCGCCGGGTTGATGGTCGATGAAGTGATCGAACACGTCCGCAAGCTCGGCGTTTCGAGCGTCGAATTGCTGCCGATTCACGCGTTCGTCAACGACCAGCATTTGCTGCAAAAAGGCATGACCAACTACTGGGGCTACAACAGCATTGCGTTCTTCGCCCCGGACCCGCGCTACCTGGCCAGCGGCAAAATTGCCGAGTTCAAGGAGATGGTTGCGCACCTGCACGAAGCCAATCTCGAAGTGATCCTCGACGTGGTCTACAACCACACTGCCGAGGGCAACGAGCAGGGTCCGACCCTGTCGATGCGCGGTATCGACAACGCTTCGTACTATCGCCTGATGCCGGATGACAAGCGCTATTACATCAACGATTCCGGCACCGGCAACACCCTCGACCTGAGCCACCCGTGCGTGCTGCAAATGGTCACTGACTCGCTGCGTTACTGGGCAACGGAAATGCACGTCGACGGTTTCCGCTTCGACCTGGCAACCATTCTCGGTCGCTACCACGACGGTTTTGACGAGCGCCACAGCTTCCTCGTCGCTTGCCGCCAAGACCCAGTGCTGCGGCAGGTGAAAATGATCGCCGAGCCTTGGGACTGTGGCCCCGGTGGTTATCAGGTCGGTGGTTTCCCGCCGGGCTGGGTCGAGTGGAACGACAAATTCCGCGACACCGTGCGCGCCTTCTGGAAGGGTGATGACAGTCAACTCGCTGATTTCGCCAGCCGCATGACTGCGTCCGGCGAGATGTTCAACCAGCGCGGTCGGCGCCCTTATGCGTCGGTGAACTTCATCACTGCGCACGACGGTTTCACCCTCAACGACTTGGTGTCGTACAACGACAAGCACAACGAAGCCAACGACGAAAACAACCAGGACGGCAGCAACAACAATCTGTCGTGGAACCACGGCGTCGAAGGCCCGACCGACGACCCGGAAATCAACGAACTGCGCCAGCGGCAGATGCGTAACTTCTTCGCCACGCTGCTGCTGTCGCAAGGCACGCCGATGCTGGTGGCCGGTGACGAATTTGCGCGGACCCAGGACGGCAACAACAACGCGTATTGCCAGGACAGTGAAATCGGTTGGGTCAACTGGGATCTGAGCGCTGACGGCAAGGCGTTGCTGAAGTTCGTCAAACGCCTGATCAAGCTGCGTCTGGCGTATCCGATCCTGCGTCGTGGACGCTTCCTGGTCGGCAATTACAACGAGGACATCGGCGTCAAAGATGTCACTTGGCTGGCCCCGGATGGCAACGAAATGTCCACCGAACAGTGGGAAGAGGCGCACGGTCGCTGCCTCGGCATGCTGCTCGACGGTCGCGCCCAGGAAACCGGGATTCGCCGCAAGGGTGGCGATGCGACGCTGCTGCTGGTGGTAAACGCGCACCACGACGTGGTCAATTTCACTTTGCCGGAAGTCCCGGATGGCGGTCACTGGACCTGCATGATCGACACCAATCAGCCGTCGATTCGTGGCCAGGAACGCTTCGAATTCGGTCACGAATACTCGGTCACCGGCCGCTCGCTGCTGCTGTTCGAACTGCAGCATGAGGAAGAAGAGTGA
- a CDS encoding DUF2934 domain-containing protein, whose protein sequence is MSTDDKRVREFAYQIWESEGKPEGHEERHWEMARKLAEAEALAPKKSAKAAGGKTAAGKTGAAKADTAKTDSKLNGQAEGETGAAKTKAKAKPAAAAAKVTPPGEKAAEKKPRTAKKPPTA, encoded by the coding sequence ATGAGCACCGACGATAAACGCGTTCGCGAATTTGCCTATCAAATATGGGAATCCGAAGGTAAGCCTGAAGGGCACGAAGAGCGCCACTGGGAGATGGCTCGCAAGCTGGCCGAAGCAGAAGCCCTGGCGCCGAAGAAATCCGCCAAGGCTGCCGGTGGCAAGACGGCTGCCGGCAAAACCGGCGCGGCCAAAGCAGACACCGCCAAGACCGACAGCAAACTGAACGGTCAGGCCGAAGGTGAGACTGGCGCGGCTAAAACCAAAGCCAAAGCCAAACCGGCAGCGGCTGCAGCGAAAGTCACCCCGCCGGGTGAAAAGGCTGCCGAGAAAAAACCGCGCACCGCGAAGAAGCCGCCGACGGCCTGA
- a CDS encoding malto-oligosyltrehalose synthase has product MNQTSIQPLRATLRLQFHKDFTLDDVVPLVPYFARLGISHVYASPLLSARAGSMHGYDVVDPTTVNPELGGEAALRRLVAALREQNMGLILDIVSNHMAVGGSDNPWWLDLLEWGRLSPYGEFFDIQWHSPDPLMSGQLLLPFLGSDYGVALQDGTLALQFEASKGEFYVKHYDHHFPICPMHYGELLKPDEQLNAEQTEQLKFLSDRFAALSYQTDAHNLAAPLQKELTELAADPAIARVIEQHLGAYDSLTPEGFQNLHNLLERQSYRLASWRTAADDINWRRFFDVNELGGLRVERPAVFEETHAKIFELIAEGLVDGLRIDHIDGLADPRGYCRKLRRRVDSLSPQRHLPIYVEKILGEGETLHRDWSVDGTTGYEFMNQLSLLQHDPAGAQTLGELWNRHSERPAEFIREAQLARQQILNGSLAGDFESVAQALLQVARDDLMTRDLTLGAIRRALQELIVHFPVYRTYISPRGRSAEDDVFFQQAMDGARQTLGEADWPVLDCLARWLGGEPWRKRPVGRQRKILKHACVRFQQLTSPAAAKAVEDTAFYRSAVLLSRNDVGFSTEQFSAPISDFHAACLNRLQTFPHNLLATATHDHKRGEDTRARLAVLSERSAWYAEQVEHWRTLAADLRSDELAPSAGDELILYQAILGSWPLGLRSDDQPALQDYAKRLWQWQQKALREAKLQSSWSANNEAYEQATEAFLNRVLLSSEGLSLRSALADAVQAIAAPGALNSLAQTLLRMTVPGVPDLYQGNDYWDFTLVDPDNRRPVDYPARQQSLQAAPDLGAWLSNWQDGRIKQGLIARTLNWRAEHAELFGQGTYEALEVLGSEADRVLAFARQHQGQYAIVIVPIRCAGLLENSATPQIDALRWGDTRVKLPFAAPEENLKGLFSNAAVTNHRELNISAALGDFPVNLFIQTIHT; this is encoded by the coding sequence GGCCCTGCGCGAACAGAACATGGGGCTGATCCTCGATATCGTATCCAACCACATGGCGGTCGGCGGCAGCGATAACCCGTGGTGGCTGGACTTGCTGGAGTGGGGCCGCCTGAGCCCGTACGGCGAATTCTTCGACATTCAGTGGCATTCGCCGGACCCGCTCATGTCCGGGCAATTGCTCCTGCCGTTCCTTGGCAGCGACTACGGCGTGGCGTTGCAGGACGGCACCCTGGCGCTGCAATTCGAGGCGAGCAAAGGCGAGTTTTACGTCAAGCATTACGATCATCACTTCCCGATTTGCCCGATGCACTACGGCGAATTGCTCAAACCTGACGAGCAACTCAACGCTGAACAAACCGAGCAGCTGAAGTTTCTCAGCGACCGTTTTGCCGCCCTGAGCTACCAGACCGATGCGCATAACCTCGCCGCACCGCTGCAAAAAGAGCTGACCGAGCTGGCCGCTGACCCGGCAATTGCGCGGGTCATCGAGCAGCACCTCGGCGCCTACGATTCGCTGACGCCAGAAGGTTTCCAGAACCTGCACAACCTGCTCGAACGCCAGAGTTATCGCTTGGCGAGCTGGCGCACGGCGGCGGATGACATCAACTGGCGGCGCTTTTTCGACGTCAACGAACTCGGTGGTTTGCGCGTCGAGCGTCCGGCGGTGTTTGAAGAAACCCACGCGAAGATCTTCGAACTCATTGCTGAAGGTCTGGTGGACGGTTTGCGCATCGACCACATCGACGGCCTCGCTGACCCGCGCGGTTATTGCCGCAAACTGCGCCGTCGGGTCGATAGCCTGTCGCCGCAGCGGCACTTGCCGATCTATGTCGAGAAGATCCTCGGCGAAGGTGAAACCCTGCACCGCGACTGGTCGGTGGATGGCACCACCGGTTACGAATTCATGAACCAGTTGTCGTTGCTGCAGCATGACCCGGCCGGTGCGCAAACCCTCGGTGAGCTGTGGAATCGCCACAGCGAACGACCTGCCGAATTCATTCGCGAAGCGCAACTGGCGCGTCAGCAAATCCTCAACGGTTCGCTGGCCGGCGACTTCGAAAGTGTCGCGCAAGCCTTGCTGCAAGTGGCGCGCGATGACCTGATGACCCGCGACCTGACCCTCGGCGCAATCCGCCGCGCGTTGCAGGAATTGATCGTGCACTTCCCGGTGTACCGCACTTACATCAGCCCGCGCGGGCGCTCGGCCGAAGATGACGTGTTTTTCCAGCAGGCTATGGACGGCGCGCGGCAGACCTTGGGCGAGGCCGATTGGCCGGTGCTTGATTGTCTCGCCCGTTGGCTGGGTGGCGAGCCTTGGCGCAAACGCCCGGTGGGCCGTCAACGCAAAATCCTCAAGCATGCGTGCGTACGTTTCCAGCAACTGACTTCGCCGGCAGCGGCGAAAGCGGTGGAAGACACTGCGTTCTATCGCTCGGCGGTGTTGCTGTCGCGCAACGACGTGGGGTTCAGCACCGAGCAGTTCAGCGCGCCGATCAGTGACTTCCATGCAGCGTGCCTGAATCGCCTGCAAACCTTCCCGCACAACCTGCTGGCCACCGCGACCCACGACCACAAGCGCGGCGAAGATACCCGCGCGCGCCTGGCGGTGTTGAGTGAACGCAGCGCCTGGTACGCCGAACAGGTCGAACACTGGCGCACGTTGGCTGCGGATCTGCGCAGTGACGAACTGGCGCCATCGGCCGGTGACGAGTTGATTCTCTATCAGGCGATCCTCGGCAGTTGGCCGTTGGGCTTGCGCAGCGATGATCAACCGGCGCTGCAGGACTACGCCAAACGTCTGTGGCAGTGGCAGCAGAAAGCCTTGCGCGAAGCCAAGTTGCAAAGCAGCTGGAGTGCCAACAACGAGGCTTATGAGCAAGCCACTGAAGCGTTCCTCAATCGCGTACTGCTGAGTTCGGAAGGCTTGTCACTGCGCTCGGCCCTCGCGGACGCAGTGCAAGCGATTGCCGCGCCGGGTGCGCTGAATAGCTTGGCGCAAACCTTGCTGCGCATGACCGTGCCAGGCGTGCCGGACCTGTATCAGGGCAACGACTATTGGGATTTCACCCTGGTCGATCCCGACAACCGCCGCCCAGTGGACTACCCCGCTCGCCAGCAGTCGCTGCAAGCCGCGCCGGACCTCGGCGCATGGCTGAGCAACTGGCAGGACGGGCGCATCAAGCAAGGCCTGATCGCGCGCACGCTGAACTGGCGCGCCGAGCACGCCGAGTTGTTCGGCCAAGGCACCTATGAGGCGCTGGAAGTGCTCGGCAGCGAAGCGGATCGCGTGTTGGCGTTTGCCCGTCAACATCAGGGCCAATACGCGATCGTGATCGTGCCGATTCGCTGCGCCGGGCTGCTGGAAAACAGTGCCACGCCGCAGATCGACGCGCTGCGCTGGGGCGATACGCGGGTGAAATTACCGTTCGCCGCTCCGGAAGAAAACCTGAAGGGACTTTTTTCAAACGCAGCAGTCACAAACCACAGGGAGCTGAACATCAGCGCCGCGCTGGGGGATTTCCCGGTCAATCTCTTTATCCAAACTATTCACACTTGA